The proteins below come from a single Sorghum bicolor cultivar BTx623 chromosome 4, Sorghum_bicolor_NCBIv3, whole genome shotgun sequence genomic window:
- the LOC8068594 gene encoding melanoma-associated antigen 1, whose translation MATSDELAQIDISKEEKDKLVAEVMRYVLFKTHQNSDCPIKREELTGIVTKNYRQRALPTLVINEAKDRLAATFGYEMRELQRTRAPATRSGRPSQSQLNVEAKSYVLVSNLDPEVYSKYVEDKGAAHLSGFAFAVISTIHLAGGKMPEEDLWHQLKRVGLNENDETHPVLGNNKQKLEHLVQQRFLLKEKVAGPEGHFMMYELAERALDESISAKIKDHISQVVGASLQK comes from the exons ATGGCGACCAGCGACGAGCTCGCCCAGATCGACATCTCCAAGGAG GAGAAGGACAAGCTGGTGGCGGAGGTGATGCGCTACGTGCTCTTCAAGACGCACCAGAACTCCGACTGCCCCATCAAGCGGGAGGAGCTCACCGGGATCGTCACCAAGAACTACCGCCAGCGCGCCCTGCCCACGCTCGTCATCAACGAGGCCAAGGACAGGCTCGCCGCCACCTTCGGGTACGAGATGAGGGAGCTGCAGAGGACCCGCGCGCCGGCCACGCGCTCTGGCCGGCCGTCACAGTCGCAGC TTAACGTGGAGGCCAAGAGCTATGTTCTGGTCAGCAACTTAGACCCTGAGGTGTACAGCAAGTATGTTGAGGACAAAGGCGCTGCCCATCTGTCTGGCTTTGCTTTCGCTGTCATTAGCACTATTCATCTTGCTGGTGGCAAAATGCCTGAAG AGGACCTCTGGCATCAGTTGAAGCGGGTGGGTTTGAATGAGAATGATGAAACTCACCCTGTTCTTGGTAACAATAAGCAGAAGCTCGAACACCTAGTGCAGCAAAG gttcctgctgaaggagaaagTTGCTGGACCAGAAGGCCATTTCATGATGTATGAACTTGCTGAGAGGGCATTGGATGAATCCATCAGTGCGAAGATTAAAGATCATATTTCACAG GTTGTGGGCGCAAGCTTGCAGAAGTAG
- the LOC8068596 gene encoding pentatricopeptide repeat-containing protein At3g16010, with protein MMAHNLSPRAHRRTVSAQRVVLTTSPSSAQRSRRWLPEMARRGVQLLVARGISSSPSLSRRIKQTESEIVRMFHPPVRQSEEAIATIVPRYAHSVRVLDERFIRILKIFKWGPDAEKALEVLMLRVDHWLVREVMKTDIGVNVKMQFFRWAAKRRNYEHDTSTYMALIRCLEVVEQYGEMWKMIQEMVRNPICVVTPTELSEVVRMLGNAKMVSKAIAIFYQIKTRKCQPTAQAYNSMIIMLMHEGQYGKVHELYNEMSTEGHCFPDTMTYSALISAFCKLGRRDSATQLLNEMKENGMQPTTKIYTMLITLFFKLDDVHGALSLFEEMRHQYCRPDVFTYTELIRGLGKAGRIDEAYHFFYEMQREGCRPDTVVMNNMINFLGKAGRLDDAMKLFQEMGTLRCIPSVVTYNTIIKALFESKSRASEVPSWFERMKESGISPSSFTYSILIDGFCKTNRMEKAMMLLEEMDEKGFPPCPAAYCSLIDALGKAKRYDLACELFQELKENCGSSSARVYAVMIKHLGKAGRLDDAINMFDEMNKLGCAPDVYAYNALMSGLARTGMLDEALSTMRRMQEHGCIPDINSYNIILNGLAKTGGPHRAMEMLSNMKQSTVRPDVVSYNTVLGALSHAGMFEEAAKLMEEMNTLGFEYDLITYSSILEAIGKVDHEYTGQGC; from the exons ATGATGGCCCATAATCTTAGTCCACGAGCCCACCGGCGTACCGTGTCTGCACAGCGAGTGGTGCTAACGACCTCGCCCTCCTCGGCGCAGCGCAGCCGCCGCTGGCTGCCAGAGATGGCTCGTCGCGGTGTACAGCTCCTGGTGGCACGGGGGATCTCCTCGTCGCCGAGCCTTTCTCGAAGGATCAAGCAAACAG AAAGTGAGATTGTTCGGATGTTTCATCCTCCAGTTCGTCAGAGTGAGGAAGCAATAGCAACCATTGTGCCAAGATACGCGCATTCTGTGCGTGTCTTGGATGAGAGGTTCATTAGGATCCTGAAGATATTCAAGTGGGGCCCTGATGCTGAGAAGGCACTGGAGGTTCTCATGCTTAGAGTTGATCACTGGTTGGTACGGGAGGTTATGAAAACTGACATTGGGGTCAACGTGAAGATGCAGTTCTTCAGATGGGCTGCAAAGCGGAGGAATTATGAGCATGACACATCCACTTACATGGCATTGATACGTTGTTTGGAAGTAGTGGAGCAGTATGGTGAGATGTGGAAGATGATCCAAGAAATGGTACGGAACCCCATTTGCGTTGTCACCCCAACAGAGCTTTCAGAGGTAGTTCGAATGCTGGGGAATGCTAAGATGGTCAGCAAGGCAATTGCAATCTTCTACCAGATCAAAACGCGGAAGTGTCAGCCAACTGCGCAGGCATATAACAGCATGATAATAATGTTGATGCATGAGGGCCAATATGGGAAAGTCCATGAACTATACAATGAGATGAGCACTGAGGGTCATTGCTTCCCAGACACTATGACGTACAGCGCACTGATTTCTGCTTTTTGCAAACTAGGTCGCCGTGATTCAGCAACTCAGTTGTTGAATGAGATGAAGGAGAACGGAATGCAGCCAACTACTAAGATATATACAATGCTAATAACTTTGTTCTTCAAATTGGATGATGTTCATGGAGCATTGAGTTTGTTTGAAGAGATGAGGCATCAGTATTGCCGACCGGATGTATTTACTTACACTGAGTTGATCAGGGGCCTTGGTAAAGCTGGCAGAATAGATGAAGCATATCACTTCTTCTATGAAATGCAGCGAGAAGGCTGCAGGCCAGACACGGTTGTTATGAATAATATGATAAATTTCTTAGGCAAGGCTGGTCGTTTGGATGATGCTATGAAGTTGTTTCAGGAGATGGGAACATTGCGGTGCATTCCTAGTGTGGTGACATACAATACTATCATAAAAGCACTTTTTGAATCAAAATCTCGTGCTTCTGAGGTTCCATCTTGGTTTGAGAGAATGAAGGAAAGTGGAATCTCCCCCAGTTCATTCACCTATTCTATCCTGATTGATGGATTCTGCAAAACCAACAGGATGGAGAAGGCCATGATGCTACTGGAGGAGATGGATGAAAAGGGTTTCCCTCCATGTCCAGCGGCATATTGCAGCCTGATTGATGCTCTTGGAAAAGCTAAGCGCTATGATCTTGCTTGTGAGCTTTTTCAGGAACTAAAGGAAAATTGTGGCTCGTCCAGTGCTCGGGTATATGCAGTTATGATTAAACACTTAGGAAAGGCTGGACGACTTGATGATGCTATAAATATGTTTGATGAAATGAACAAACTTGGCTGTGCTCCTGATGTTTATGCGTACAATGCTCTCATGTCCGGATTAGCAAGAACAGGCATGCTTGATGAAGCTCTTAGTACAATGAGAAGAATGCAAGAGCATGGGTGTATTCCTGATATCAACTCATACAATATTATCCTTAACGGGCTGGCAAAAACAGGAGGACCTCATCGTGCAATGGAGATGCTTTCTAACATGAAACAATCTACAGTAAGACCTGATGTTGTCTCTTATAATACTGTCCTTGGTGCCTTGAGTCATGCTGGCATGTTTGAGGAGGCAGCAAAGCTGATGGAAGAGATGAATACATTGGGGTTTGAGTATGATCTTATTACATATTCGTCTATACTTGAGGCTATTGGAAAGGTCGATCATGAATATACTGGCCAAGGTTGCTGA
- the LOC8068597 gene encoding U1 small nuclear ribonucleoprotein C-2 has translation MPRYYCDYCDTYLTHDSPSVRKQHNAGYKHKANVRTYYQQFEEQQTQSLIDQRIKEHLGQAAAFQAGAPFNQHMLAFPGAVARPRLPILPTPGMPHGFPQAPLMPGVRPPILPAPGVPGYPGAPPTMPQPGAPPGSMPQPGAPPGSMPQPGAPPGSMPMQMAPLPRPPTLPPPTSGVPGAPIPNSAAPPAIYQANPPAPAGPTSGAPPAPPTAPQPAFSYALPSEGNH, from the exons ATGCCTCG GTATTACTGTGACTACTGCGACACCTACCTGACCCATGACTCG CCATCTGTCCGGAAGCAACACAATGCTGGATACAAACACAAG GCTAATGTTCGAACCTACTATCAGCAATTTGAGGAGCAGCAAACTCAAAGTTTAATTGATCAAAGAATCAAGGAGCATCTTGGACAAGCTGCAGCTTTCCAGGCAGGTGCCCCTTTCAACCAACATATGCTCGCATTCCCAGGAGCTGTAGCCCGCCCTCGTCTCCCAATTCTGCCAACCCCTGGCATGCCTCATGGATTCCCTCAAGCACCATTGATGCCAGGAGTTAGGCCCCCGATTTTACCAGCTCCAGGTGTTCCAG GTTATCCTGGTGCTCCACCAACCATGCCGCAACCAGGCGCCCCACCTGGCTCCATGCCACAACCAGGCGCCCCACCTGGCTCCATGCCACAACCGGGCGCTCCACCTGGTTCTATGCCGATGCAGATGGCCCCACTCCCAAGGCCTCCAACACTACCACCTCCAACATCTGGAGTCCCAGGTGCCCCCATTCCTAACAGTGCAGCACCTCCAGCCATTTACCAAGCGAATCCACCAGCACCTGCAGGTCCGACTTCTGGTGCTCCTCCAGCTCCACCAACTGCTCCACAGCCTGCATTCTCCTATGCTCTGCCATCAGAGGGCAACCACTGA
- the LOC8075722 gene encoding protease Do-like 9, whose translation MDDPSSASNKRKRKRGRKRKASPPSPDRSSPSPAAAPAPAGRRGRKPRRNEAPADADAARPPSPPRRGEPKPVANGGDAVAVAVAEAGPASWDEVVRVVPCMDAVVKVFCVHTEPNFSLPWQRKRQYSSSSSGFIISGRRVLTNAHSVEHHTQVKLKKRGSDTKYLATVLAIGTECDIALLTVNDDEFWEGVSPVEFGTLPALQDAVTVVGYPIGGDTISVTSGVVSRIEILSYVHGSTELLGLQIDAAINSGNSGGPAFNDRGKCVGIAFQSLRHEDAENIGYVIPTPVITHFIEDYKKSGEYTGFPILGVEWQKMENPDLRKAMGMKPDQKGVRVRRVEPTAPESGCLQPSDIILSFDGVDIANDGTVPFRHGERIGFSYLVSQKYTGEKALVKVLRDSKVHEFKIRLATHKRLVAAHVKGRPPSYYIVAGFVFAAVSVPYLRSEYGKDYEYDAPVKLLVKHLHAMAESPDEQLVVVSQVLVSDINIGYEEIVNTQVLAFNGQPVKNLKNLATMVENCKDEFLKFDLEYDQIVVLETKTAKAATQDILTTHCIPSAMSDDLKA comes from the exons ATGGACGATCCCTCCTCCGCCTCCAACAAGCGGAAGCGCAAGCGGGGGCGCAAGCGCAAGGCGTCCCCGCCCTCCCCCGACCGTTCCTCCCCCTCACCGGCGGCCGCACCCGCTCCGGCTGGGCGCCGTGGCCGCAAGCCGCGCCGTAATGAGGCCCCCGCGGACGCGGACGCCGCGCGTCCGCCGTCCCCGCCCCGCCGCGGGGAGCCGAAACCGGTGGCGAATGGAGGCGATGCGGTGGCAGTGGCGGTGGCGGAGGCAGGCCCCGCGAGCTGGGATGAGGTGGTCAGGGTGGTGCCGTGCATGGACGCCGTGGTCAAGGTGTTCTGCGTGCACACGGAGCCCAACTTCTCGCTGCCGTGGCAGCGGAAGCGGCAGTACAGCTCTAGCAGCAGCGGGTTTATCATCAGCGGCCGCCGTGTCCTCACCAATGCCCACTCCGTGGAGCACCATACCCAGGTTAAGCTCAAGAAGCGCGGCTCCGACACCAAGTACCTTGCCACCGTCCTGGCCATCGGCACAGAGTGTGACATTG CACTCTTAACTGTCAATGACGATGAATTCTGGGAAGGAGTTTCACCTGTCGAGTTTGGAACATTACCGGCTCTTCAGGATGCAGTCACTGTTGTCGGTTATCCAATTGGAGGAGATACCATATCTGTGACAAGCGGAGTGGTCTCTAGGATAGAAATACTTTCGTATGTTCATGGTTCTACAGAACTTCTAGGATTGCAG ATAGACGCAGCTATTAATTCGGGAAATTCAGGTGGCCCAGCTTTTAATGATAGGGGCAAATGTGTTGGTATAGCTTTTCAATCTCTTAGGCATGAAGATGCAGAGAATATAGGTTATGTGATACCAACTCCGGTTATTACACATTTCATTGAGGACTACAAAAAATCTGGAGAATACACAG GCTTTCCTATACTTGGAGTTGAATGGCAGAAAATGGAGAATCCTGATCTCCGCAAAGCAATGGGAATGAAACCAGATCAAAAGGGTGTTCGTGTTAGGAGGGTGGAGCCCACGGCTCCCGAATCTGGATGCCTACAACCATCTGATATTATTCTTAGCTTTGATGGTGTTGACATTGCTAATGATGGAACAG TCCCTTTCAGGCATGGCGAGCGCATTGGCTTCAGTTATCTGGTTTCTCAGAAATATACTGGCGAGAAAGCCCTTGTTAAGGTTCTGCGTGATTCAAAAGTTCATGAATTTAAAATAAGGCTAGCAACTCACAAGCGACTCGTTGCGGCTCATGTGAAGGGCAGGCCACCTTCATATTACATAGTTGCTGGCTTTGTTTTTGCAGCTGTCTCTGTTCCATATCTTCGATCCGAG TACGGAAAAGATTATGAATATGATGCACCTGTCAAGTTGTTGGTGAAGCATTTGCATGCAATGGCAGAATCACCTGATGAACAGCTTGTGGTGGTATCACAG GTGCTTGTATCAGATATCAATATAGGTTATGAAGAAATAGTCAATACCCAG GTTCTTGCTTTCAATGGTCAGCCTGTAAAAAATTTAAAGAACTTAGCGACCATGGTGGAAAATTGCAAAgatgaatttttgaagtttgatCTGGAGTATGACCAG ATTGTCGTCCTCGAGACGAAAACTGCAAAGGCGGCTACCCAGGACATTCTGACGACGCACTGTATACCTTCTGCAATGTCGGATGACCTTAAGGCCTAG